Genomic window (bacterium):
GTAGACGTCCGTCGGCTCGGGCGGCTGCATGCCGCGCTGCAGGTACTGCATGGCGACCTGCGGGTCGATCTCCTGCAGCGGCGCGACCAGCGCCACCTTGGGGTCGCGGTCGCGGGTCAGGCGGTAGACGCGGGAGATCAGGTCGTACTCGAAGGTGGCCAGCGACTGCGGCAGGACCTGCGGCAGGACCTCCTCGGGCCGGTCCTTGTAGGCCACGGTCATGGCGCTCCAGATCAGCTTGACGCCGATCTCGTCCTTCTCGATCGACTGGACCTGGAACGGCTGGATGCCCCGCTCGGCCAGTTTGCCCTGCAGGTCCTCGTCGTCCTGCGGGTCGTGGATGCTGTACTGGATCATGCCGTCGGACGCCTGCGCGTAGTCGCGCAGCTTGTCGGTGACGTCGCGCTCGAGGGTCTTCAGCTCGGTCGGCATCGACGCCGCACCGGTGATGTAGAGCTTCACCTGCACGGGCGCCTTCAGGCCCTTGAGGATGTCCTTGGCGGCCGGCGCCATGGTGTACAGGCGCTCGCTGGTCAGGTCGACGCGCGCGCCGCCGAAGCCGCCCAGCACGTCGGTCAGCAGCACCGACACCGCCAGCAGCAGCAGGGCGGTCACGGCGAAGGTCACGCGGAAGTTCCGGCGCTTGGTGCTCATCAGTACTTCCTCCCTTCCAGCCAGACGGCGTTCAGGACCAGGAACACGGCCGTGAGGCCCAGGAAGTAGGCGAGGTCGCCCAGCTCCAGCACGCCGCGCTGCAGCGCCTGGTAGTGGGGCATCAGCCCGAACGCGTTCTGCAGGAACGAGCCGAAGCCGCCGATCCAGCCGTCGATGGTGGCCGAGACGGCCGGCACCCCGACCAGGAACAGGGCGAAACAGGCCAGCATGCCCAGGATGAAGGCGGAGATCTGGTCGCGCAGCAGGCCGCTGGTGAAGATGCCCACGGCCATGTACAGGCCGCCCAGCAGCAGCGCGCCCAGGTAGCCGCCGAACACGGCGCCCAGGTCGGGGTTGCCCAGCATCGCCAGCATGATCGGGATCGGCAGCGTGCCGAGCAGCGCCACCACGTAGAAGGCCATCGCCGCGAAGTACTTGCCGAGCATGACCTCGCTGGACTTCATGGGCAGCGTCATCAACAGCTCGAAGGTGCCGCTGCGCTTGTCCTCGGCCCACAGCCGCATGGACACCGCGGGGATGAAGAAGATCAGGAACAGGGGCAGGTTCCCGAAGAAGTCGCGCATGTCCGCGAGCTGGGCCAGGAAGAACGGCGTCATGAACAGCCCGCAGTTGAGCACCAGGAACACGATGATGAAGATGTAGGCGATCGGGCTGTTGAAGTAGGCCGCGAACTCGCGGCGGAAGATCACGCCGGCGTTAGACATGGCTCACCTCCCGGGAGGCCGTGCCCTGTCGCGTCAGGGCGATGAAGGTGTCCTCGAGGCTGAACGGCGACTCCTGCAGCTCCAGCAGGTCCCAGCCGCGCGACTGGCCCAGCCGGCCCAGGGGCGCCAGCACGTCCTGCC
Coding sequences:
- a CDS encoding ABC-2 transporter permease; this translates as MSNAGVIFRREFAAYFNSPIAYIFIIVFLVLNCGLFMTPFFLAQLADMRDFFGNLPLFLIFFIPAVSMRLWAEDKRSGTFELLMTLPMKSSEVMLGKYFAAMAFYVVALLGTLPIPIMLAMLGNPDLGAVFGGYLGALLLGGLYMAVGIFTSGLLRDQISAFILGMLACFALFLVGVPAVSATIDGWIGGFGSFLQNAFGLMPHYQALQRGVLELGDLAYFLGLTAVFLVLNAVWLEGRKY